In one Oryza glaberrima chromosome 2, OglaRS2, whole genome shotgun sequence genomic region, the following are encoded:
- the LOC127763584 gene encoding cytochrome P450 CYP73A100-like, translating into MAASAMRVAIATGASLAVHLFVKSFVQAQHPALTLLLPVAVFVGIAVGAKGGSGGDGKAPPGPAAVPVFGNWLQVGNDLNHRFLAAMSARYGPVFRLRLGVRNLVVVSDPKLATEVLHTQGVEFGSRPRNVVFDIFTANGADMVFTEYGDHWRRMRRVMTLPFFTARVVQQYKAMWEAEMDAVVDDVRGDAVAQGAGFVVRRRLQLMLYNIMYRMMFDARFESVDDPMFIEATRFNSERSRLAQSFEYNYGDFIPILRPFLRGYLNKCRDLQSRRLAFFNNNYVEKRRKVMDTPGDRNKLRCAIDHILEAEKNGELTAENVIYIVENINVAAIETTLWSIEWALAEVVNHPAVQSKVRAEINDVLGDDEPITESSIHKLTYLQAVIKETLRLHSPIPLLVPHMNLEEAKLGGYTIPKGSKVVVNAWWLANNPALWENPEEFRPERFLEKESGVDATVAGKVDFRFLPFGVGRRSCPGIILALPILALIVGKLVRSFEMVPPPGVEKLDVSEKGGQFSLHIAKHSVVAFHPISA; encoded by the exons ATGGCGGCCTCCGCGATGAGGGTGGCCATCGCCACCGGGGCGTCGTTGGCGGTGCATTTGTTCGTCAAGTCGTTCGTGCAGGCGCAGCATCCTGCTCTCACCTTGCTGCTGCCGGTGGCTGTGTTTGTCGGCATTGCGGTGGGCGCGAAGGGCGGGAGCGGTGGTGACGGGAAGGCGCCGCCGGGGCCGGCGGCCGTGCCGGTGTTCGGCAACTGGCTGCAGGTGGGCAACGACCTGAACCACCGGTTCCTCGCGGCGATGTCGGCACGGTACGGTCCCGTGTTCCGTCTGCGGCTGGGCGTGCGCAACCTGGTGGTGGTGTCGGACCCGAAGCTGGCGACGGAGGTGCTGCACACGCAGGGCGTGGAGTTCGGCTCCCGCCCGCGCAACGTCGTCTTCGACATCTTCACCGCCAACGGCGCCGACATGGTGTTCACCGAGTACGGCGACCACTGGCGACGCATGCGCCGCGTCATGACGCTGCCGTTCTTCACGGCTCGCGTCGTGCAGCAGTACAAGGCCATGTGGGAGGCCGAGATGGACGCCGTCGTGGACGACGTGCGCGGCGACGCCGTGGCGCAGGGCGCCGGCTTCGTGGTGCGACGCAGGCTGCAGCTCATGCTGTACAACATCATGTACCGGATGATGTTCGACGCGCGGTTCGAGTCGGTGGACGACCCCATGTTCATCGAGGCCACCAGGTTCAACTCCGAGCGCAGCCGCCTCGCGCAGAGCTTCGAGTACAACTACGGCGACTTCATCCCCATCCTCCGTCCCTTCTTGCGGGGCTACCTCAACAAGTGCCGTGACCTCCAGAGCAGGAGGCTCGCCTTCTTCAACAACAACTACGTCGAGAAGAGAAG GAAGGTGATGGACACTCCGGGAGACAGGAACAAGCTCCGGTGCGCGATCGACCATATCCTTGAGGCGGAGAAGAACGGCGAGCTGACGGCGGAGAACGTGATCTACATCGTGGAGAACATCAACGTGGCCGCCATCGAGACGACGCTCTGGTCCATCGAGTGGGCGCTGGCCGAGGTCGTCAACCACCCGGCGGTGCAGAGCAAGGTCCGCGCCGAGATCAACGACgtgctcggcgacgacgagcccaTCACCGAGTCCAGCATCCACAAGCTGACGTACCTGCAGGCCGTGATCAAGGAGACGCTGCGGCTGCACTCCCCGATCCCGCTGCTGGTGCCGCACATGAACCTGGAGGAGGCCAagctcggcgggtacaccatcccCAAGGGATCCAAGGTGGTGGTGAACGCGTGGTGGCTGGCCAACAACCCGGCGCTGTGGGAGAACCCCGAGGAGTTCCGGCCTGAGCGGTTCTTGGAGAAGGAGAGCGGCGTggacgccaccgtcgccgggaAGGTGGACTTCAGGTTCCTGCCCTTCGGCGTGGGACGCCGCAGCTGCCCGGGGATCATCCTGGCGCTGCCCATCCTGGCGCTCATCGTCGGGAAGCTGGTGAGGAGCTTCGAGAtggtgccgccgccgggcgTGGAGAAGCTGGACGTGAGCGAGAAAGGCGGGCAGTTCAGCCTCCACATCGCCAAGCACTCCGTCGTCGCCTTCCACCCCATCTCTGCCTGA
- the LOC127763585 gene encoding uncharacterized protein LOC127763585, with translation MGDRERRTVFVTVGTTCFDALVKAVDSPQVKEALLEKGYTDLIIQMGRGTYVPSKVSGDGTLQVDYFTFSPSIADYIRDASLVISHAGSGSIFETLRHGKPLIVVVNEDLMDNHQSELAEELATRKHLFCASPQTLGETIQEMDIETLNPYVPGDAKPVVSLINKFFGFPDD, from the exons ATGGGAGATAGGGAAAGACGAACTGTGTTTGTCACAGTAGGGACCACGTGTTTTGATGCTCTTGTCAAGGCAGTAGATTCCCCGCAAGTCAAAGAAGCTCTACTGGAAAAAGGTTATACTGATCTAATAATTCAAATGGGCCGAGGTACATATGTTCCATCTAAG GTCTCAGGAGATGGAACTCTTCAAGTTGATTATTTCACTTTTTCGCCAAGCATTGCTGATTATATAAGGGATGCTTCCCTGGTCATCAGTCATGCAG GTTCAGGAAGCATATTCGAGACGTTGCGACATGGCAAACCTCTAATTGTTGTTGTAAATGAGGATTTGATGGACAATCATCAGAGTGAGTTAGCAGAGGAACTGGCTACAAGGAAACACCTCTTCTGTGCAAGCCCACAAACACTAGGAGAGACGATCCAGGAAATGGACATAGAGACTCTCAACCCTTATGTGCCAGGGGATGCCAAACCAGTTGTATCGCTGATTAACAAGTTTTTTGGCTTCCCAgatgactga